Proteins encoded together in one Lathyrus oleraceus cultivar Zhongwan6 chromosome 5, CAAS_Psat_ZW6_1.0, whole genome shotgun sequence window:
- the LOC127087760 gene encoding zinc finger CCCH domain-containing protein 19 encodes MDAEDDEAQPNQSPPHASSDSPPQPPNLSTNADDIPKDGDLETVVAGEEEAGDATANTDVAVADVSSTAGGEMHVMNDASIEDEIVVEEKGNEGAGVDMESENVEEEEADLIIKEVEVQVGDDNTDEASLTGGEKEGGEKEGDDGEKEGDDGEKEEDSDGEKEEDSDGEKEEDSDGEKEDEKEEGDEIEEEGEEQEHEDDEEQEHEEDAEEEADGGLAKDKEAAEEMEVAEEPSASVKRKRGNGKNSKASGRVPSKKKMEEDVCFICFDGGDLVLCDRRGCPKAYHPSCINRDEAFFRAKGKWNCGWHLCSNCEKSPHYFCYTCTFSLCKGCIKDAVMLCVRGNKGFCETCMKTVMLIEQNEEGNTTGQVDFDDKSSWEYLFKDYYVDLKEKLSLTFDELAQAKNPWKGSGKLPSKDESQDELFDATNDKGSDSDSSYENVDLGRSKKRKSKRRAKSRSKRGADGLSTEESTEWASKELLEFVMHMRNGDKSMLSQFDVHALLLEYIKINKLRDPRRKSQIVCDARLQDLFGKPRVGHFEMLKLLESHFFLKEDSQPEDHQGSVVDTEVSHLEGDGNGDTYTKAGKDKKRKSRKKGDGRGLQSNVDDYAAIDNHNINLIYLRRNLVEDLLEDIDKFHDNAVGSFVRIRISGSGQKQDLYRLVQVVGTCKTAEPYKVGKKMTDILLEILNLNKTEIVSMDIISNQEFTEDECKRLRQSIKCGLINRMTVGDIQEKSLTLQAVRVKDWLEAEIVRLSHLRDRASEKGRRKELRECVEKLQLLKTPEERQRRLEEIPDIHVDPKMDPSYESDEGDEMEDKRQESFTRPRGSTAFGRKGREIASPRSGSISSDSWSGTRNYSHVNQELSRNLSNKGFPVKGDDFSNASEALNDAQLHQGRDRESQLSNSRERQKPRSSSWESGAKNIQPLVTTESFSNAVSEAAAAPSSAGVAAPDVKINETEKMWRYQDPSGKVQGPFSMVQLRKWNNTGYFPTDLRIWKATEKQEESILLADVLAGKISKEPSIVEKTPPKAQNHSSSLSRMSPMAAQGLTGKTSPLAVEVPKNLGNGWGSDIGARNESTNLPSPTPQTASGGSKEHTFENWSPTPVQMAGPVLGNSFPSGIRGLQASVAVNAQPGMATDTTQVHLQATEMAQALAASNMQNQISHNSRAEAQAWGQNVLPKQESQVWVGTPSQKVEPNNSATMPAQPTSHGLWGDASSVQNSVSSNMGNQIGSLPTHGFPGMSAPEPWRPPVAGNQANVMAPPPPNVPWGMNMPGNHNINWGGAIPANMNVNWMPAQGPAPGNSLPGWVAPTQGPPPVNANAGSWVAPGQGHQHVNANANAGWAVPGQGPAPRSANPAWAASAGNPGMRGNEQSHNGDRFPNQGERGTRGGDSGRGGKPWNRQSSFRGGSGGRGGGSSRPPGGGQRGICRFHEGGHCRRGATCDYQHI; translated from the exons ATGGACGCCGAAGACGACGAAGCTCAACCTAACCAATCTCCTCCACATGCATCCTCCGACTCGCCGCCGCAGCCGCCGAACCTCTCAACTAATGCCGACGACATCCCCAAAGACGGAGACCTTGAAACCGTGGTTGCAGGTGAGGAGGAGGCCGGCGATGCCACCGCAAACACGGATGTTGCAGTTGCTGACGTGTCATCAACGGCGGGCGGTGAAATGCATGTGATGAATGATGCCTCAATCGAAGATGAAATTGTTGTGGAGGAGAAAGGGAATGAAGGAGCTGGCGTTGATATGGAGTCTGAGAACGTGGAAGAGGAGGAAGCTGATTTGATAATCAAAGAGGTGGAGGTTCAAGTTGGTGATGACAATACAGATGAAGCTTCTTTGACAGGAGGAGAAAAAGAAGGCGGTGAGAAGGAAGGCGATGATGGTGAGAAGGAAGGTGATGATGGCGAGAAGGAGGAAGATAGTGACGGCGAGAAGGAGGAAGATAGCGACGGCGAGAAGGAGGAAGATAGCGATGGCGAGAAAGAGGACGAGAAGGAAGAAGGAGATGAAATagaagaagaaggtgaagaacAAGAACATGAAGACGATGAAGAGCAAGAACATGAAGAAGACGCAGAAGAAGAAGCTGATGGTGGTTTGGCAAAAGATAAAGAGGCTGCTGAGGAGATGGAGGTGGCGGAGGAGCCTAGTGCCAGTGTAAAAAGGAAGCGTGGGAATGGGAAGAATTCAAAGGCGAGTGGGAGAGTTCCTTCAAAGAAAAAGATGGAAGAAGATGTTTGTTTCATTTGCTTTGATGGAGGTGACCTTGTGCTCTGTGATCGCAG GGGTTGTCCCAAGGCTTACCACCCTTCCTGCATTAATCGGGACGAAGCTTTCTTCCGAGCCAAGGGAAAGTGGAATTGTG GTTGGCATCTTTGCAGCAACTGTGAGAAGAGTCCACACTACTTCTGTTATACATGTACATTCTCTTTGTGCAAGGGTTGTATCAAAGATGCTGTTATGTTATGTGTTAGGGGAAACAAGGGATTTTGCGAGACATGCATGAAAACTGTAATGTTGATTGAACAGAATGAGGAGGGAAACACCACG GGACAAGTTGATTTTGATGACAAAAGTAGCTGGGAATATCTTTTCAAGGATTACTATGTAGATCTAAAAGAAAAGCTGTCTcttacatttgatgaacttgctcAAGCTAAAAACCCTTGGAAGGGATCTGGTAAACTTCCTTCTAAAGATGAATCACAGGATGAACTTTTTGATGCTACCAATGATAAAGGGTCAGATTCAGATAGCTCTTATGAGAATGTAGATTTGGGTCGATCTAAGAAAAGAAAGTCCAAGAGACGTGCAAAGTCTCGTTCCAAACGCGGCGCTGATGGGCTATCTACAGAAGAAAGCACTGAGTGGGCTTCAAAGGAGCTCTTGGAGTTTGTTATGCACATGAGAAATGGAGATAAATCTATGTTGTCACAATTTGATGTGCATGCTCTTTTGCTAgaatatattaaaataaataagcTTCGAGATCCTCGCCGAAAAAGTCAGATTGTTTGTGATGCGAGGCTTCAAGATTTGTTTGGTAAGCCAAGAGTTGGGCATTTTGAAATGTTAAAACTTCTTGAATCCCATTTCTTTCTGAAAGAGGATTCACAGCCTGAAGATCACCAGGGAAgtgttgttgatactgaggttaGTCATTTGGAGGGTGATGGCAATGGTGACACATATACTAAAGCTGGAAAAGATAAGAAACGTAAAAGTCGTAAAAAGGGTGATGGGAGAGGACTTCAATCTAATGTTGATGATTATGCAGCCATTGATAATcataatattaatttaatttatttaagacGCAATTTAGTGGAGGATTTACTTGAAGATATAGATAAGTTTCATGATAACGCCGTTGGTTCTTTTGTGAGAATAAGAATTTCTGGCAGTGGTCAGAAGCAAGACTTGTATAGGCTGGTTCAGGTTGTAG GTACATGCAAAACAGCAGAGCCATATAAAGTTGGTAAAAAGATGACAGATATCTTGCTAGAAATCTTAAATTTAAACAAGACAGAAATTGTATCAATGGATATCATCTCAAATCAGGAGTTCACAGAG GATGAGTGCAAGCGCCTCCGTCAAAGCATAAAATGCGGCCTCATTAATCGGATGACTGTG GGTGACATTCAGGAGAAATCATTGACACTTCAGGCAGTTAGAGTAAAAGAT TGGCTGGAAGCAGAGATAGTACGGCTAAGTCACCTTCGTGATAGAGCTAGCGAGAAAGGACGCAGAAAAGA GCTTAGAGAATGCGTAGAGAAATTGCAGCTTTTGAAAACCCCTGAAGAACGACAACGTAGATTGGAGGAAATTCCGGATATACATGTTGATCCAAAGATGGATCCAAGTTATGAGTCTGACGAAGGAGATGAAATGGAGGATAAACGACAAG AAAGCTTCACGAGACCTAGAGGGTCGACTGCGTTTGGAAGGAAGGGGAGAGAAATTGCTTCGCCTAGAAGTGGTTCCATTTCAAGTGATTCTTGGAGTGGAACAAGAAATTATTCTCATGTGAATCAGGAACTCAGCAGAAATTTGTCTAATAAGGGATTTCCAGTCAAAGGTGATGATTTTTCCAATGCTAGTGAGGCTTTAAATGATGCTCAATTGCATCAGGGAAGAGATAGGGAATCACAACTATCTAATAGTCGAGAGAGGCAAAAGCCGCGGTCTTCAAGCTGGGAGAGTGGTGCTAAAAATATCCAGCCATTGGTAACCACCGAGTCTTTTTCTAATGCGGTGTCAGAAGCTGCCGCAGCACCATCTTCTGCCGGAGTAGCAGCCCCAGATGTGAAAATTAATGAAACTGAAAAGATGTGGCGTTATCAGGATCCATCTGGTAAAGTTCAGGGGCCATTTTCCATGGTGCAACTTCGCAAATGGAATAATACCGGATACTTCCCTACTGATTTGAGGATTTGGAAAGCCACCGAGAAACAAGAGGAGTCTATACTCTTAGCTGATGTCTTAGCTGGGAAAATTTCAAAAGAACCTTCCATTGTGGAAAAAACTCCTCCTAAGGCTCAAAACCACTCATCCTCGCTCTCTAGGATGTCTCCTATGGCTGCCCAAGGTTTAACAGGTAAAACTTCTCCATTGGCAGTTGAGGTCCCTAAGAATCTTGGAAATGGTTGGGGTTCTGATATCGGTGCTAGAAATGAATCAACAAATCTTCCTTCGCCTACTCCCCAAACTGCTTCAGGTGGGTCGAAGGAGCATACTTTTGAAAATTGGTCACCAACACCTGTCCAGATGGCTGGGCCTGTCTTGGGAAATTCGTTCCCTAGCGGTATCAGAGGTTTGCAGGCCTCTGTGGCAGTAAACGCACAACCTGGTATGGCTACTGATACTACTCAAGTACACCTCCAAGCAACAGAAATGGCACAGGCTCTGGCTGCATCAAATATGCAAAACCAGATTAGTCATAATTCTCGTGCTGAAGCTCAAGCGTGGGGTCAAAATGTGCTTCCAAAGCAAGAATCACAGGTCTGGGTAGGCACTCCATCCCAAAAGGTAGAACCAAATAATTCTGCCACCATGCCTGCCCAACCGACTTCCCATGGTCTATGGGGTGATGCTTCCTCTGTTCAGAACTCTGTCTCATCTAACATGGGAAATCAAATTGGGAGCTTACCCACACATGGTTTTCCAGGCATGAGTGCACCCGAGCCTTGGAGACCACCAGTTGCAGGTAATCAAGCAAATGTCATGGCCCCACCACCACCCAATGTACCCTGGGGCATGAACATGCCAGGAAATCATAATATTAACTGGGGTGGTGCTATACCTGCCAATATGAATGTCAACTGGATGCCTGCACAAGGGCCAGCACCAGGAAATTCACTTCCAGGATGGGTAGCTCCTACCCAGGGGCCACCTCCGGTAAATGCAAATGCAGGTAGTTGGGTAGCACCTGGTCAAGGTCATCAGCATGtaaatgcaaatgcaaatgcagGTTGGGCTGTGCCTGGTCAAGGGCCAGCACCTAGAAGTGCCAATCCTGCTTGGGCTGCATCTGCTGGGAACCCAGGCATGCGAGGAAACGAGCAAAGTCATAATGGAGATAGGTTTCCCAATCAAGGGGAACGTGGCACGCGTGGTGGAGATTCTGGTCGTGGTGGTAAACCTTGGAACAGACAGTCATCATTTAGAGGCGGAAGCGGAGGAAGAGGAGGGGGTTCTTCTAGGCCTCCCGGCGGAGGACAAAGAGGAATCTGCAGGTTTCATGAGGGTGGACATTGCAGGAGAGGAGCTACCTGTGATTATCAACACATTTAA
- the LOC127084666 gene encoding protein SRG1, giving the protein MAESVQELSLSSENLPNNYIHDHGGIGFRDALLPSESNIHIPVVDILNLTSPSTSQQELRKLHSALSSWGFFQVINHGMTSLFLDKVREVSKQFFQLPKEEKLKCAREPNGLEGYGNDVKFSEKQRLDWTDRVYLKVHPEHQRNFNAWPQKPNDFRSTVLQYSENLRQLNEVILRAMAKSLNLEEDCFLKECGDRDSMFIRFNYYPPCPIPDHVLGLKPHADGSSITFLLQDKEVEGLQVLKDNQWFKVPIIPDALVINVGDQIEIMSNGIFQSPVHRVVINAERERLTVAMFCIPDSEKEIKPVEKLVNESRPILYRPVKDYVGIYFQYYQQGKRPIEASKI; this is encoded by the exons ATGGCAGAATCAGTGCAAGAGCTCTCACTGAGTTCTGAAAATCTTCCAAATAACTATATCCACGATCATGGCGGTATTGGATTTCGTGATGCTCTTCTTCCTTCCGAATCAAATATCCATATTCCAGTCGTTGACATTCTCAACCTCACATCTCCATCTACATCACAACAAGAGCTTCGTAAACTCCATTCCGCACTCTCTTCTTGGGGCTTCTTTCAG GTTATAAACCATGGTATGACGAGTTTGTTTCTTGACAAAGTGAGGGAGGTTTCAAAGCAATTTTTTCAACTTCCGAAGGAAGAGAAGCTTAAATGTGCTAGGGAACCAAACGGTTTGGAAGGATATGGAAATGATGTAAAATTTTCGGAAAAGCAAAGGCTTGATTGGACTGATAGAGTTTATCTCAAAGTGCATCCTGAACATCAGAGAAACTTCAATGCTTGGCCCCAAAAACCTAATGATTTTAG GAGTACTGTGTTACAATATTCTGAAAATTTAAGGCAGTTAAATGAAGTAATTTTAAGGGCCATGGCAAAGTCACTGAACTTGGAAGAGGACTGCTTCCTAAAAGAATGTGGAGATAGAGATTCAATGTTTATAAGATTCAATTACTACCCTCCGTGTCCTATACCTGATCATGTTCTGGGCCTGAAGCCACATGCGGATGGATCATCTATAACTTTTCTGCTTCAAGATAAAGAGGTCGAAGGCCTTCAAGTCCTCAAAGATAATCAGTGGTTTAAAGTTCCAATCATCCCCGATGCTCTCGTCATTAATGTTGGTGATCAAATAGAG ATAATGAGCAATGGAATTTTCCAGAGTCCGGTACATAGGGTGGTGATAAATGCAGAAAGGGAAAGGCTAACAGTAGCAATGTTCTGCATTCCAGATTCAGAAAAAGAGATTAAACCAGTTGAGAAACTAGTGAATGAGTCAAGGCCAATATTATACAGACCAGTGAAAGATTATGTTGGTATATATTTCCAGTATTATCAGCAGGGAAAAAGACCAATTGAAGCTTCTAAAATTTAA